Proteins from a single region of Amblyomma americanum isolate KBUSLIRL-KWMA chromosome 10, ASM5285725v1, whole genome shotgun sequence:
- the LOC144106923 gene encoding uncharacterized protein LOC144106923: MALPEQRGYDPTTLSWSSVPASQPEDGPSTISAQQAALFQVVESRRRRRQNARGSATPKTPLDKLATGDARAPSSKGPQKSFSPVSKWTPKPTVRMNPDDYVIVLRPRSTVALKTAFQQGELGAAISELIGRQHMNAITISPNWEQNIIVCGTQNPEVAQKLLTDIQITTSKGSLPLHGHLKLTGDVCRGVISVHNLETSESLKHSVQWRGGDLVHVRKLGKSNVAVLTFEGRSVPRYVHYNAELTPVKEYKKTVPACYRCGTLGHRVDNCPTPVKERCGLCGQNVGLGTEGMAPHVCNPMCLICGGPHLTSSRECTAKFIKLPHPGPRTPSKGANSGATRGGRQQNNQKTPRRGVMPPPGKTATVTPPPGAAEFPALGASPGGAACNQPKRGLGGGPARLSRPEEPKGLGSTDAGGVACQWGPGIGAPPSTVRGKGQ, from the exons atggctctgcctgaacaacgcggatacgaccccacgactctgtcgtggtcgtctgtccctgcaagccaaccagaggatggcccatccaccatttcggcgcagcaagctgccctttttcaagtcgttgaaagccggcgccgccgccggcagaACGCACGAGGATCTGCAACGCCCAAGACTCCTCTCGACAAATTAGCAACGGGAGACGCTCGCGCTCCGTCTTCTAAAGGTCCACAAAAGTCATTTTCACCAGTCTCCAAGTGGACGCCGAAGCCGACGGTCAGGATGAACCCTGACGATTACGTGATCGTGCTGCGGCCACGCAGTACGGTCGCCCTCAAGACAGCATTCCAGCAAGGTGAGCTCGGCGCTGCCATTTCGGAACTCATCGGCAGACAGCATATGAATGCGATTACAATTTCTCCCAATTGGGAGCAAAACATTATCGTCTGCGGCACGCAGAACCCCGAGGTAGCTCAAAAGCTTCTGACGGACATCCAAATTACAACCAGCAAAGGATCGCTCCCGCTTCACGGACACCTCAAGCTCACCGGTGATGTGTGTCGTGGTGTGATTTCTGTGCATAACCTTGAAACCAGCGAATCCTTGAAACatagtgtgcagtggcgcggtggtgatttagtccatgtgcgcaagctgggaaaatcgaatgtagctgtgttgactttcgagggacgcagcgttccgcgttacgtccattataatgcagaactgactcccgtcaaggagtataaaaaaacggtgccagcgtgctaccgttgcggcacactggggcaccgggtggacaactgtcccaccccggtcaaggaaagatgcggcctttgtggtcaaaacgtggggcttggtactgaggggatggccccccacgtctgcaaccctatgtgcttaatctgcgggggcccgcacctcaccagctcccgcgaatgcaccgccaaattcatcaagctgccgcATCCAGGGCCCAGGACGCCATCCAAGGGAGCCAATTCCGGCGCTACACGGGGAGGGCGGCAGCAAAACAACCAGAAGACGCCACGACGTGGCGTGATGCCTCCCCCAGGCAAGACAGCAACGGTAACGCCACCACCCGGAGCAGCGGAGTTCCCAGCTCTCGGCGCTTCACCTGGCGGAGCCGCCTGCAACCAacccaag agaggactgggaggcggccctgctcggctgtcaagacctgaagagccaaaaggccttggttcaacggacgcgggcggcgttgcttgccaatggggccccggaataggggctccacctagtactgtgaggggaaagggccaatag